In Melanotaenia boesemani isolate fMelBoe1 chromosome 16, fMelBoe1.pri, whole genome shotgun sequence, the following proteins share a genomic window:
- the mettl18 gene encoding histidine protein methyltransferase 1 homolog isoform X1, giving the protein MSFCFNFDLPEQTVTSDVLDGNERQTGKKDSDAKCADDNTKPAEPVKAAKEHFPPSGPQFLLVDAVFETVIIGTLPPLHFLNETVFERTASEREDKEKILSRRAEQRSDLISGVYEGGLKVWECTYDLLELIEKNGETFSEKAVLDLGCGAGLLGILALKRGARQVHFQDYNSTVIEQLTVPNVMLNCLEDDEVDSEDEKKGKGKGKIQEDGCEKKGQEGMSNGNPTTKKKALDLSQHPLLRRCHFFSGDWSTYLSLALKIEPQPKFNIIFTSETIYNTVYYPALHETLHKLLASDGLVYLATKSHYFGVGGGLHLFETFVEQRGIFSLDHLWDGEEGLQRHVVVLRFKKNT; this is encoded by the exons atgtcattttgttttaatttcgaTCTTCCAGAGCAAACAGTAACGTCTGACGTTTTGGATGGAAATGAACGACAAACTGGAAAGAAAGACAGTGATGCTAAATGT gcAGATGATAATACGAAACCAGCTGAACCAGTAAAAGCGGCTAAAGAACACTTTCCACCAAGTGGCCCACAGTTCCTCCTCGTGGATGCTGTTTTTGAAACGGTTATCATTGGaactcttcctcctctgcattTCCTCAATGAGACTGTTTTTGAAAGGACTGCTTCTGAGCGAGAAGACAAGGAGAAAATTCTCTCTCGCAGGGCAGAGCAGAGGTCAGATCTCATCTCTGGTGTGTACGAGGGAGGCCTGAAGGTGTGGGAGTGCACTTATGACCTTTTGGAGCTGATAGAGAAAAATGGGGAGACTTTCAGTGAGAAGGCTGTTTTGGATTTGGGGTGTGGAGCAGGGCTGTTGGGAATACTGGCTCTAAAGCGAGGGGCCAGGCAGGTTCACTTCCAAGATTACAACAGTACAGTCATCGAACAGCTCACAGTGCCAAATGTAATGTTAAACTGCCTAGAGGATGATGAGGTAGACAGCGAGGATGAGAAAAAAGGGAAGGGCAAGGGAAAAATCCAGGAAGATGGTTGTGAAAAGAAAGGGCAAGAGGGGATGAGCAATGGAAACCCAACAACTAAGAAAAAAGCTCTGGACCTGTCTCAGCACCCATTACTGAGGAGGtgccattttttttctggtgaCTGGAGCACATATCTTTCTTTAGCTCTAAAGATAGAACCACAACCTAAATTCAACATCATATTCACCTCAGAGACCATCTATAACACTGTATACTACCCTGCTCTACACGAGACCCTCCACAAACTGCTGGCATCAGATGGACTCGTCTACCTTGCTACCAAATCCCACTACTTTGGCGTTGGTGGTGGACTCCATCTTTTTGAGACGTTCGTGGAGCAGAGGGGTATCTTCTCTCTGGATCACCTGTGGGATGGGGAGGAGGGGCTCCAGAGACATGTAGTAGTGTTGCGTTTTAAGAAGAACACTTGA
- the mettl18 gene encoding histidine protein methyltransferase 1 homolog isoform X2, with protein MYDNTKPAEPVKAAKEHFPPSGPQFLLVDAVFETVIIGTLPPLHFLNETVFERTASEREDKEKILSRRAEQRSDLISGVYEGGLKVWECTYDLLELIEKNGETFSEKAVLDLGCGAGLLGILALKRGARQVHFQDYNSTVIEQLTVPNVMLNCLEDDEVDSEDEKKGKGKGKIQEDGCEKKGQEGMSNGNPTTKKKALDLSQHPLLRRCHFFSGDWSTYLSLALKIEPQPKFNIIFTSETIYNTVYYPALHETLHKLLASDGLVYLATKSHYFGVGGGLHLFETFVEQRGIFSLDHLWDGEEGLQRHVVVLRFKKNT; from the exons ATGT ATGATAATACGAAACCAGCTGAACCAGTAAAAGCGGCTAAAGAACACTTTCCACCAAGTGGCCCACAGTTCCTCCTCGTGGATGCTGTTTTTGAAACGGTTATCATTGGaactcttcctcctctgcattTCCTCAATGAGACTGTTTTTGAAAGGACTGCTTCTGAGCGAGAAGACAAGGAGAAAATTCTCTCTCGCAGGGCAGAGCAGAGGTCAGATCTCATCTCTGGTGTGTACGAGGGAGGCCTGAAGGTGTGGGAGTGCACTTATGACCTTTTGGAGCTGATAGAGAAAAATGGGGAGACTTTCAGTGAGAAGGCTGTTTTGGATTTGGGGTGTGGAGCAGGGCTGTTGGGAATACTGGCTCTAAAGCGAGGGGCCAGGCAGGTTCACTTCCAAGATTACAACAGTACAGTCATCGAACAGCTCACAGTGCCAAATGTAATGTTAAACTGCCTAGAGGATGATGAGGTAGACAGCGAGGATGAGAAAAAAGGGAAGGGCAAGGGAAAAATCCAGGAAGATGGTTGTGAAAAGAAAGGGCAAGAGGGGATGAGCAATGGAAACCCAACAACTAAGAAAAAAGCTCTGGACCTGTCTCAGCACCCATTACTGAGGAGGtgccattttttttctggtgaCTGGAGCACATATCTTTCTTTAGCTCTAAAGATAGAACCACAACCTAAATTCAACATCATATTCACCTCAGAGACCATCTATAACACTGTATACTACCCTGCTCTACACGAGACCCTCCACAAACTGCTGGCATCAGATGGACTCGTCTACCTTGCTACCAAATCCCACTACTTTGGCGTTGGTGGTGGACTCCATCTTTTTGAGACGTTCGTGGAGCAGAGGGGTATCTTCTCTCTGGATCACCTGTGGGATGGGGAGGAGGGGCTCCAGAGACATGTAGTAGTGTTGCGTTTTAAGAAGAACACTTGA
- the sufu gene encoding suppressor of fused homolog isoform X1: protein MDEVRPTSGAQAHGLVPLFPPGLQAIYGECRRLYPDQANPLQVTAIVKYWLGGPDPLDYISMYRNMGCPAQDVQEHWHYVSFGLSDLYGDNRVHEFTGADGPSGFGFELTFRLKREVGETAPPTWPAELMQGLARYVFQSENTFCSGDHVSWHSPLDNSESRIQHMLLTEDPQMQPIQTPFGTLSFLQIVGVCTEELQAAQQWNGQGILELMRGIRVAGGPWLITDMRRGETIFEIDPHLQQERVDQGIETEGSNLSGVSAKCVWDDLSRPPEDEEDSRSICIGSQPRRLSDKDTEQIRETLRKGLEFTSKAALPPINGQKQSHERAQSRKDSLESESSAAIVPHELVRTRQLESVHLKFNQESGTLLPLCLRGRLLHGRHFTYKSINGDTAITFVSTGVEGAFATEEHPYAAHGPWLQILLTEEFVEQMLGDLQELNTHEETKLPKEYSWPEKKLKISVLPDSVFDNPLQ from the exons ATGGATGAAGTACGGCCTACCAGTGGTGCACAAGCCCACGGGCTGGTGCCGCTGTTTCCTCCAGGACTACAGGCTATCTACGGGGAATGTCGGCGACTTTACCCCGATCAAGCCAATCCGCTGCAAGTTACTGCCATTGTGAAATATTG GCTTGGTGGACCAGACCCGCTAGACTACATTAGCATGTACAGAAATATGGGCTGTCCTGCTCAGGACGTCCAGGAGCATTGGCACTATGTGAGTTTTGGACTGAGTGACCTGTATGGGGACAATCGGGTTCATGA ATTTACGGGGGCAGATGGACCTAGTGGATTTGGATTTGAGCTCACCTTCAGACTAAAAAGAGAGGTGGGGGAGACAGCCCCCCCAACATGGCCAGCTGAACTCATGCAAGGCTTGGCCCGTTATGTGTTCCAGTCAG aaaatacattttgtagTGGTGACCATGTATCGTGGCATAGTCCACTTGACAACAGCGAATCTCGTATCCAGCACATGTTGCTCACAGAGGACCCGCAGATGCAACCAATTCAAACTCCATTCGGTACACTGAGCTTTCTCCAG ATTGTGGGTGTATGTACTGAGGAGCTGCAGGCGGCCCAACAGTGGAACGGCCAAGGCATCTTGGAGCTGATGCGTGGAATCAGAGT AGCTGGTGGCCCCTGGTTAATAACAGACATGAGAAGAGGAGAGACCATTTTTGAAATTGATCCACACCTACAA CAGGAGAGAGTGGATCAGGGTATTGAGACAGAAGGTTCTAACCTGAGTGGGGTCAGCGCCAAGTGTGTGTGGGATGATCTGAGTCGACCaccagaggatgaggaggacagCAGATCCATCTGCATAGGGTCACAACCACGCAGGCTCTCAGACAAAG ACACAGAGCAGATCAGGGAGACCCTCAGAAAAGGACTGGAGTTTACCAGCAAGGCAGCACTACCACCTATCAACGGCCAGAAACAGAGCCATGAGAGAGCGCA gAGTCGGAAGGACAGTCTGGAGAGTGAGAGCTCAGCAGCCATCGTTCCTCACGAGTTGGTCCGAACGCGACAGCTGGAAAGTGTTCATCTGAAATTCAATCAAGAATCAGGCACACTGCTGCCCCTCTGCCTACG GGGCCGGTTACTCCATGGGAGACATTTCACTTACAAAAGTATCAACGGGGACACGGCCATAACGTTTGTGTCTACGGGAGTTGAAGGAGCTTTTGCTACTGAAGAACATCCCTATGCAGCCCACGGCCCCTGGCTTCAG ATATTGTTGACTGAGGAGTTTGTTGAACAAATGCTCGGGGATTTACAGGAACTCAACACTCATGAGGAG ACAAAGTTACCAAAGGAGTACAGTTGGCCAGAGAAGAAGCTGAAGATTTCTGTCCTTCCAGACTCTGTGTTTGATAATCCACTCCAATGA
- the sufu gene encoding suppressor of fused homolog isoform X2 encodes MDEVRPTSGAQAHGLVPLFPPGLQAIYGECRRLYPDQANPLQVTAIVKYWLGGPDPLDYISMYRNMGCPAQDVQEHWHYVSFGLSDLYGDNRVHEFTGADGPSGFGFELTFRLKREVGETAPPTWPAELMQGLARYVFQSENTFCSGDHVSWHSPLDNSESRIQHMLLTEDPQMQPIQTPFGTLSFLQIVGVCTEELQAAQQWNGQGILELMRGIRVAGGPWLITDMRRGETIFEIDPHLQERVDQGIETEGSNLSGVSAKCVWDDLSRPPEDEEDSRSICIGSQPRRLSDKDTEQIRETLRKGLEFTSKAALPPINGQKQSHERAQSRKDSLESESSAAIVPHELVRTRQLESVHLKFNQESGTLLPLCLRGRLLHGRHFTYKSINGDTAITFVSTGVEGAFATEEHPYAAHGPWLQILLTEEFVEQMLGDLQELNTHEETKLPKEYSWPEKKLKISVLPDSVFDNPLQ; translated from the exons ATGGATGAAGTACGGCCTACCAGTGGTGCACAAGCCCACGGGCTGGTGCCGCTGTTTCCTCCAGGACTACAGGCTATCTACGGGGAATGTCGGCGACTTTACCCCGATCAAGCCAATCCGCTGCAAGTTACTGCCATTGTGAAATATTG GCTTGGTGGACCAGACCCGCTAGACTACATTAGCATGTACAGAAATATGGGCTGTCCTGCTCAGGACGTCCAGGAGCATTGGCACTATGTGAGTTTTGGACTGAGTGACCTGTATGGGGACAATCGGGTTCATGA ATTTACGGGGGCAGATGGACCTAGTGGATTTGGATTTGAGCTCACCTTCAGACTAAAAAGAGAGGTGGGGGAGACAGCCCCCCCAACATGGCCAGCTGAACTCATGCAAGGCTTGGCCCGTTATGTGTTCCAGTCAG aaaatacattttgtagTGGTGACCATGTATCGTGGCATAGTCCACTTGACAACAGCGAATCTCGTATCCAGCACATGTTGCTCACAGAGGACCCGCAGATGCAACCAATTCAAACTCCATTCGGTACACTGAGCTTTCTCCAG ATTGTGGGTGTATGTACTGAGGAGCTGCAGGCGGCCCAACAGTGGAACGGCCAAGGCATCTTGGAGCTGATGCGTGGAATCAGAGT AGCTGGTGGCCCCTGGTTAATAACAGACATGAGAAGAGGAGAGACCATTTTTGAAATTGATCCACACCTACAA GAGAGAGTGGATCAGGGTATTGAGACAGAAGGTTCTAACCTGAGTGGGGTCAGCGCCAAGTGTGTGTGGGATGATCTGAGTCGACCaccagaggatgaggaggacagCAGATCCATCTGCATAGGGTCACAACCACGCAGGCTCTCAGACAAAG ACACAGAGCAGATCAGGGAGACCCTCAGAAAAGGACTGGAGTTTACCAGCAAGGCAGCACTACCACCTATCAACGGCCAGAAACAGAGCCATGAGAGAGCGCA gAGTCGGAAGGACAGTCTGGAGAGTGAGAGCTCAGCAGCCATCGTTCCTCACGAGTTGGTCCGAACGCGACAGCTGGAAAGTGTTCATCTGAAATTCAATCAAGAATCAGGCACACTGCTGCCCCTCTGCCTACG GGGCCGGTTACTCCATGGGAGACATTTCACTTACAAAAGTATCAACGGGGACACGGCCATAACGTTTGTGTCTACGGGAGTTGAAGGAGCTTTTGCTACTGAAGAACATCCCTATGCAGCCCACGGCCCCTGGCTTCAG ATATTGTTGACTGAGGAGTTTGTTGAACAAATGCTCGGGGATTTACAGGAACTCAACACTCATGAGGAG ACAAAGTTACCAAAGGAGTACAGTTGGCCAGAGAAGAAGCTGAAGATTTCTGTCCTTCCAGACTCTGTGTTTGATAATCCACTCCAATGA
- the trim8a gene encoding E3 ubiquitin-protein ligase TRIM8a produces the protein MDASWKNCFEEELLCPICLNVFDEPIQLPCKHNFCKGCISEAWAKESAAVRCPECNHDYDKKPTLEKNFKLANIVKRFNALNTEKVPAVLHCVLCRRGPPLPVRKVCLRCKEPCCQTHIQTHLQQPCAAPGHLLVDAEELSAWTCPSHEEYRLLHCEEEQVALCPFCCISHCTNQRHTVCDVDTQRVQKQAMLMRQQDRLEGRVQNIDEQLNKLESDKTLMKDAVSELKERVSAQYQRMRALLEANQVETLQMLESTYIMYVRKNSQQVLQLNEKRQEAEKLLSSVQRFFLRAESVNFMKNTKPYQLLMDRSNSHLNGAIPPLRVGQLSSHNFLSDLSTREKNLRKMLEEPLNEVPVIEIVQSHSSSSGSQLGTSSGLQKRKYDMAFLERNSENSASQDAPPLLYSGKKPFLADQNHHASSMYSSEVLPQNPHSGPGHSRLLDTAAHHMVGLGSSSSHHSGNFFPSSHFPSGGASQQAMLGGRKVLMCTLNNCCCSRAPASRGQSSYAASNSFPSMTSQEFSSHASLPASQPLQHFPMRGLLEAQTARHPDFYGLYGQSSTKHYGTK, from the exons ATGGATGCAAGCTGGAAAAACTGTTTTGAAGAGGAGCTTCTTTGCCCCATTTGTCTAAATGTTTTCGACGAGCCAATCCAGCTGCCATGCAAGCACAACTTCTGTAAGGGGTGCATCTCTGAAGCATGGGCCAAAGAAAGCGCAGCGGTTCGGTGCCCCGAGTGCAACCATGACTACGACAAGAAACCCACACTGGAGAAGAACTTCAAGCTTGCCAACATAGTTAAGCGGTTTAATGCTTTGAACACGGAGAAAGTCCCTGCTGTGCTGCACTGTGTCCTCTGTAGACGAGGCCCTCCGTTGCCTGTGAGGAAAGTGTGTCTGCGCTGCAAGGAGCCCTGCTGCCAAACTCACATCCAGACGCACCTTCAGCAGCCGTGCGCAGCGCCGGGACACCTGTTAGTTGACGCAGAGGAGCTGAGCGCCTGGACGTGTCCCAGTCATGAGGAGTACAGGCTGCTGCACTGTGAAGAAGAGCAGGTGGCTCTATGTCCGTTCTGCTGCATCTCCCACTGCACCAACCAAAGACACACAGTGTGTGATGTGGATACACAACGTGTACAAAAGCAG GCCATGCTAATGAGGCAGCAAGACAGACTGGAGGGTCGTGTTCAGAACATTGATGAGCAGCTCAACAAGCTGGAGTCAGACAAGACCCTGATGAAG GATGCAGTTTCTGAACTGAAGGAGCGTGTGAGCGCTCAGTATCAGAGGATGCGTGCACTGCTTGAAGCAAACCAAGTGGAGACCTTGCAGATGCTGGAGAGCACTTACATCATGTATGTAAGGAAGAACTCTCAGCAGGTTCTGCAGCTCAATGAGAAGCGTCAGGAAGCAGAAAAGCTCCTAAGCTCAGTACAAAGGTTTTTTCTAAGAGCAGAGAGTGTAAACTTCATGAAG AACACAAAACCTTACCAGCTGCTAATGGACAG ATCGAACTCACACCTAAATGGTGCCATACCTCCTCTTAGAGTGGGCCAGCTCAGCTCTCATAATTTCCTATCTGACCTTTCAACAAGAGAGAAGAACTTGAGAAAAATGTTAGAAG AACCGTTAAATGAGGTACCCGTTATTGAGATTGTTCAGTCTCACAGCAGCTCTTCTGGCTCCCAGCTGGGAACAAGTTCAGGACTCCAGAAGAGGAAATATGACATGGCTTTCCTAGAACGTAACTCAGAAAACTCTGCTTCCCAGGATGCTCCTCCTTTGCTCTACAGCGGTAAAAAACCCTTCCTGGCTGACCAGAACCATCACGCTTCATCTATGTATTCCTCAGAAGTCCTTCCCCAGAATCCTCACTCTGGACCTGGCCACAGTCGCCTCCTTGACACTGCAGCCCATCACATGGTGGGTCTGGGCTCCAGTTCTAGCCACCACTCAGGAAACTTCTTCCCATCCTCTCATTTCCCCAGTGGAGGTGCCTCACAACAAGCCATGTTAGGAGGGAggaaagtgctgatgtgtactCTGAAtaactgctgctgctccagggcCCCTGCATCTCGTGGCCAGTCTTCGTACGCAGCATCAAACTCCTTCCCCTCCATGACCTCTCAGGAGTTCTCCTCACATGCCTCACTTCCTGCAAGCCAGCCACTGCAGCATTTTCCCATGAGGGGCCTGTTGGAGGCCCAGACTGCCAGGCACCCCGATTTCTACGGGCTGTACGGCCAGTCTTCAACTAAGCATTACGGGACCAAGTAA